In Melitaea cinxia chromosome Z, ilMelCinx1.1, whole genome shotgun sequence, a single window of DNA contains:
- the LOC123668991 gene encoding proton-coupled amino acid transporter-like protein CG1139: MFVYEFMAGLVDHIKGGEEAESYDPHEHRKVEKPTSYSDTMIHLLKGSVGAGVLAMSDAVSRVGIITSICGILLIGFFATYCVQLLIAAQYELCKRWRCGYLAYPKSMLLAVQDGPPCMRWVARTLYYFVDTVLVLWQLGICCIYCVFVAENMKQVFDFYGQEMSLRLHLCFLIVPLTIMGLVKDLKLLTPFSSISNVVTLFGFILVFFYLIENDVIVDEDKLKIKGFKEIPFFIGTTLFALEAVGVVLALEYNMENPKQFVGLFGLFNIGMVIIMSLYLLMGIFGYLKYGDDVKASITLNLPQDQKKAQAAKLIFAVSIFLTFPLQNFVAYNILWRKLKKIFKKHLWGIDYFLRILLVVIPWSVAVAVPKLGPFIALFGALCLSLLAMVFPGLMDACVWYPTTYGLCRYRLLRDIFIVIVGVACLLSGCYTSLLEIAASSEED; this comes from the exons ATGTTTGTTTACGAGTTTATGGCTGGTTTAGTGGACCACATAAAAGGAG GAGAAGAGGCTGAGTCGTACGATCCACACGAACACCGAAAAGTTGAGAAACCTACATC CTATTCAGACACAATGATCCATTTACTGAAGGGAAGTGTAGGTGCAGGCGTGTTGGCTATGTCAGATGCAGTTAGTAGAGTGGGAATCATCACCAGCATATGTGGTATCCTGCTGATTGGTTTCTTCGCAACATATTGTGTTCAGCTTCTT ATTGCAGCACAATATGAACTGTGCAAGAGATGGCGATGTGGCTACTTAGCGTATCCAAAATCGATGTTGCTAGCTGTTCAAGACGGCCCTCCTTGTATGCGCTGGGTGGCTCGAactctttattattttgtagataCCGTTCTCGTTTTATGGCAACTCGGTATCTGCTGCATCTATTGCGTGTTTGTTGCAGAAAATATGAAACAA GTTTTTGACTTTTACGGACAAGAAATGTCTTTGAGGCTACATCTTTGCTTTTTAATAGTACCTCTCACGATCATGGGCCTAGTCAAAGACCTCAAGTTGCTAACCCCTTTTTCATCAATTTCAAATGTGGTTACATTGTTTGGATttattcttgtatttttttaccttaTCGAAAACGACGTCATAGTTGACGaagataaacttaaaattaaaggcTTCAAAGAAATACCATTTTTCATTGGTACCACATTATTTGCACTTGAAGCTGTCGGAGTG GTATTGGCATTAGAGTACAACATGGAAAACCCTAAGCAATTTGTGGGATTATTCGGTTTATTCAACATCGGTATGGTTATAATCATGTCCCTTTATTTGTTAATGGGGATTTTTGGATACCTTAAGTATGGAGATGACGTAAAAGCTTCCATCACGCTAAACTTACCCCAGGATCAAAA AAAGGCACAAGCCGCGAAACTCATATTTGCGGTAtcaatatttttgacatttccACTACAGAATTTCGTTGCATATAATATTCTCtggagaaaattaaaaaaaatattcaagaagCATCTTTGGGGTATCGACTACTTTTTACGTATTCTTCTTGTTGTTATTCCGT GGTCGGTAGCAGTAGCGGTGCCAAAACTTGGACCTTTTATCGCACTTTTCGGTGCACTGTGCCTCTCACTGTTGGCGATGGTTTTCCCGGGTCTCATGGATGCGTGCGTGTGGTACCCCACGACCTATGGATTGTGTCGTTACCGCCTGCTTCGTGACATATTTATAGTCATTGTAGGAGTTGCTTGCCTACTTTCAGGATGTTACACTAGTTTACTAGAAATAGCAGCATCATCTGAGGAAGATTAA